In a single window of the Brachionichthys hirsutus isolate HB-005 chromosome 18, CSIRO-AGI_Bhir_v1, whole genome shotgun sequence genome:
- the LOC137907244 gene encoding gephyrin-like, whose protein sequence is MAADGMALTNHDHQTRVGILTVSDSCFRNLAEDRSGVNLKDLVHDPSLLGGVIAAYKIVPDEIDEIKETLLEWCDELELNLVLTTGGTGFAPRDVTPEATREVIEREAPGMALAMLMGSLNVTPLGMLSRPVCGIRGKTLIINLPGSKKGSQECFQFILPALPHAIDLLREATVGIKATHTALEQLPSPLMANTHANTHADTHADTHADTHANTHADMHTMERGTQCEEDEDEDEEEDRRRGRHAHNHHHHHHQHGSSHITAAAIAAKTSHAVVMAKGGPTLPASTPAPPTHFTCSCTHEQQIPDSIISRGVQVLPRDSASLSSTPSESPRATQATSRLSTASCPTPKVQSRCGSNENILRASHSAVDISKVARRHRMSPFPLTSMDKAFITVLEMTPILGIEVINYRDGLGRVLAQDIYAKDNLPPFPASVKDGYAVRAADGPGDRFIMGESQAGQQPTHTVMPGQVMRVTTGAPIPCGADAVVQVEDTELLRESEDGTEELEVRIMVQARPGQDIRPIGHDIRRGECVLAKGTHMGPSEIGLLATVGVTEVSVHKFPVVAVMSTGNELLNPEDDLHPGKIRDSNRSTLLSTIQEHGYPTINLGIVGDNPDDLLSALHEGISRADVIITSGGVSMGEKDYLKQVLDIDLHAQIHFGRVFMKPGLPTTFATVDIDGARKLIFALPGNPVSAVVTCNLFVIPALRKMQGILDPRPTIIKARLSCDVKLDPRPEYHRCILTWHHQEPLPWAQSTGNQVSSRLMSMRSANGLLMLPPKTEQYVELHKGEVVDVMVIGRL, encoded by the exons ATGGCGGCGGACGGGATGGCGCTCACCAACCACGACCATCAGACGCGAGTGGGAATCCTGACGG TCAGTGACAGCTGCTTCAGGAACCTGGCTGAAGACAGGAGCGGCGTCAACCTGAAGGACCTGGTCCACGATCCCTCTCT GCTCGGGGGAGTCATAGCAGCCTACAAGATCGTCCCAGATGAGATCGACGAAATCAAG GAAACTCTTCTGGAATGGTGTGATGAACTTGAGCTGAACCTCGTTCTCACCACTGGAGGGACTGGCTTCGCACCGCGAGACGTTACCCCTGAG GCCACCCGGGAGGTGATCGAGCGCGAGGCTCCGGGCATGGCCCTGGCCATGCTGATGGGGTCCCTGAACGTCACACCTTTAGGCATGCTGTCCAG GCCAGTGTGTGGTATTCGTGGTAAAACTCTGATCATTAACCTGCCGGGGAGCAAGAAGGGCTCTCAG gagtGTTTTCAGTTCATTCTGCCCGCTCTGCCCCACGCCATCGACCTGCTGCGCGAAGCTACAGTCGGGATAAAAGCCACGCACACCGCCCTGGAACAACTGCCCTCCCCTCTGATGGCCAACACGCACGCCAACACGCACGCCGACACGCACGCCGACACGCACGCCGACACGCACGCCAACACGCACGCTGACATGCACACCATGGAGCGCGGAACCcagtgtgaggaagacgaggacgaggacgaggaggaggacaggaggcgaGGTCGACATGCGcacaaccaccaccaccaccaccaccagcatgGCTCCTCCCACATCACCGCAGCCGCTATCGCTGCCAAG ACGAGCCATGCCGTGGTCATGGCTAAGGGAGGCCCCACCCTGCCTGCTTCCACACCTGCCCCTCCCACTCATTTCACTTGTTCCTGTACCcatgagcagcag atccCGGACTCAATCATTTCTCGAGGCGTTCAGGTGCTTCCTCGGGATTCAGCCTCTTTGAGCTCCACCCCTTCTGAGTCACCACGGGCAACACAGGCGACCTCCCGCCTTTCCACCGCCTCATGCCCGACACCCAAG GTCCAGTCGCGATGTGGCAGCAACGAGAACATTCTGAGAGCCA gCCACAGTGCAGTGGACATCAGCAAAGTGGCGCGTCGTCATCGCATGTCTCCGTTTCCATTGACGTCAATGGACAAAGCGTTCATCACTGTCCTGGAGATGACACCAATTCTAGGAATTGAAGTAATCAACTACAGAG ACGGGCTGGGTCGAGTCCTCGCTCAGGACATCTATGCCAAAGACAATCTTCCTCCGTTCCCCGCGTCTGTTAAAGATGGCTACGCTGTACGAG CCGCCGACGGCCCCGGAGATCGCTTCATCATGGGAGAGTCACAGGCCGGACAACAG cCCACCCACACAGTGATGCCCGGTCAGGTGATGAGGGTGACGACCGGGGCTCCGATTCCTTGTGGAGCCGACGCCGTGGTCCAAGTAGAAGATACGGAGCTGCTGCGAGAGTCTGAGGAT GGTACAGAGGAGTTGGAGGTGAGGATCATGGTCCAGGCCCGGCCCGGACAGGACATCAG GCCAATCGGGCACGACATCAGACGAGGGGAGTGCGTGTTGGCTAAAGGAACCCATATGGGGCCGTCAGAGATCGGCTTGCTGGCCACGGTGGGCGTGACCGAGGTCAGCGTGCACAAGTTTCCTGTGGTGGCCGTCATGTCGACTGGAAATGAG CTGCTGAATCCAGAGGACGACCTCCACCCAGGAAAGATCAGAGATTCCAATCGTTCCACTCTGCTGTCCACCATCCAGGAACACGGATATCCCACCATCAATCTGGGAATTGTTGGAGACAA CCCCGATGACCTGCTGTCGGCGCTCCACGAGGGAATCAGTCGCGCTGATGTCATCATCACCTCAGGGGGCGTGTCCATGGGGGAGAAG GACTACCTGAAGCAGGTGCTGGACATCGACCTTCACGCTCAGATTCACTTTGGACGAGTTTTCATGAAACCAGG tcTTCCCACCACCTTTGCCACAGTCGACATTGATGGAGCACGGAAGCTCATCTTTGCCCTGCCag GTAACCCAGTCTCTGCCGTGGTGACTTGCAACCTGTTTGTGATTCCTGCCTTGAGGAAGATGCAAGGCATCCTGGACCCGAGGCCGACCATTATTAAAGCtagg CTTTCGTGTGACGTGAAGCTTGATCCCAGACCAGAGTACCACCGCTGCATTCTCACCTGGCATCACCAGGAGCCGCTGCCCTGGGCGCAGAGCACGg GCAACCAGGTGTCCAGCAGGCTGATGTCGATGCGTAGCGCCAACGGACTGTTGATGCTGCCGCCTAAAACAGAGCAGTACGTGGAACTGCATAAGGGCGAGGTTGTGGATGTCATGGTCATTGGACGGCTATGA
- the tedc1 gene encoding tubulin epsilon and delta complex protein 1, translated as MPRTKSSVEVRQVIGVLCRLLAATGLDPVPEPETFRRAKFGGGAEVEDQFWQLLVSVLQKAGMISCDARVQSGGERWKPVAAGLWQTGYRADWLFEEEEEGGGRPGGRRPLLALGWLLATGALERLLARQVERVDKTLLTPSLVDPPQFSTELPVSPASLRKLQWLVGRLRAQQRILLSALEERARALHAVLFASLPSSDHSETRTRKDCVCVQQLCDLLQAYLQWKREEKVFWTWMDSVVDGDLTDPEIQKSTLAPVRSQRMCHRGNQGLEELNMLLRWPTGQRTGRRDSERRGAGGERLLGESSASSLPPLLSSVPALAPPLRVYRAKLRTGGLRSGPGSPDELPSSQAVQLLTQAEAALLERRDKQRLANRMQLQEMVSRLDTLVLIPP; from the exons ATGCCGAGGACTAAATCCTCCGTGGAGGTGCGGCAGGTGATCGGCGTTCTGTGCCGCCTGCTGGCCGCCACCGGGCTGGACCCGGTCCCCGAACCGGAGACCTTCAGGCGGGCTAAGTTCGGGGGCGGAGCCGAGGTG GAGGACCAGTTTTGGCAGCTGCTCGTCAGCGTCCTTCAGAAAGCCGGAATGATTTCCTGTGACGCTCGTGTGCAGTccggtggag AGCGTTGGAAGCCGGTCGCTGCGGGCCTCTGGCAGACCGGCTAccgtgctgattggctgtttgaggaggaggaggagggaggagggagaccCGGAGGCAGGCGCCCCCTCCTGGCGCTGGGCTGGCTCCTCGCTACAGGCGCGCTGGAGAGGCTGCTGGCACGCCAAGTGGAGCGAGTGGACAAAACGCTTCTCACGCCGTCGCTC GTGGACCCGCCACAGTTTTCCACGGAGCTCCCGGTGAGCCCGGCGTCTCTCAGGAAACTGCAGTGGCTCGTGGGTCGTCTGCGAGCCCAGCAGCGGATCCTGCTGTCGGCGCTGGAGGAGCGAGCCCGAGCGCTGCACGCC GTTTTGTTTGCCAGCCTCCCCTCCTCCGATCACAGCGAAACACGGACACGGaag gactgcgtgtgtgtgcagcagcttTGCGACCTCCTCCAGGCCTATCTGCAGTGGAAACGGGAGGAGAAAGTCTTCTGGACCTGGATG gACAGCGTGGTGGACGGCGATTTGACAGATCCTGAAATTCAAAAGTCCACACTCGCGCCCGTCAGGAGTCAAAGAATGTGTCACCGTGGAAACCAGGGGTTGGAGGAACTCAACATGCTGCTGAGATGGCCTAcgggacag AGGACAGGGAGACGGGATTCAGAAcgcagaggagctggaggggagAGGCTGCTTGGAGAATCAAGCGCCTcttcccttcctcccctcctctcctctgtcccaGCCCTggccccccccctccgggtcTACAGGGCCAAGCTTCGGACCGGGGGGCTTCGCAGCGGGCCTGGGTCTCCAGATGAGCTTCCATCATCTCAGGCTGTGCAGCTGCTGACTCAGGCAGAGGCTGCGCTGTTGGAGAGGCGGGACAAGCAGAGGCTGGCCAATCGGATGCAGCTTCAGGAGATGGTCAGCAGACTAGATACGTTGGTCTTGATTCCCCCTTAA